Part of the Candidatus Zixiibacteriota bacterium genome is shown below.
TGTAATCGCATACATCTTCTCTGGTGGCCCTGCTCCAGGCGACCCGAACGGTGACGAAGTGCCGGATTGCTGAGGAGCGACTTGAAGAAACTCAGATAGCAGGGAACCGCACAAAACAATGGCGACCCTAACGGGATTTGAACCCGTGTCGCCGCCGTGAAAGGGCGGTGTCCTGGACCAGGCTAGACGATAGGGTCGCGAAAAATGCGGAGTCATTATACTTGCTTCGTCCCGTAAGTCAAGTGAAAAGATCGCCGCAGCCGCGCCCGAAGGCTATGAGCGGGCAAAGTCGCACAGCGTGTTCGGGACTAATAATGGATGATTAGAGGGATATGTTCTCTGACATATCAGAAGATTCGCCTAAGTTCGCGCTTCGGTTTCAGCATTCTTCTTCTCCAATCTCTTCTGAAACGAATCTACTACTTCCAAGACTGCCTCGAATGATCCGATTCTTGCTGATGCTTCTCTCATCAGCATCCTGCTGATCAGAGTAGAGATTACCAACGGCGGTATATGCTCGTCCGATTGCCAGATCAGATTGCCTGCATTATCGTATTTCGGCGTCTTTCCGGTCAGAAGCAGAAATAGCATTGCTCCCGCGGCGTACACATCGGATGCTTTGCTTCTCCTTCGCTCCGGTGCACTGTACCAGTTCTGTTTATCTCTGTGGTGGTGTTCGGGAAGTGCGAAATCTGTCAACTTGACCGTATCGTTCAGATCAAACAGAATATTCGACGGTCTCAGATTGCCATGTACGATCTTATTCTCGTGGGCGAATTTGAGTCCCTCGGCAATCTGTTTGAATATCCGGAGAGCTGTCTCGACAGTGCATGGTCGACCAATACGTTCCGCGAGAGAGCCGCCACGGGCGTAGTCAGAGATGATGACATTCTTGTTTATGTCGCAGCCAGCGCCGTAAACTCTGTTGATGTTGGGATGATCGAGAGTGGCAAGGAGTTTGGCTTCTCTCATTCCCATTTCGCGCCTGATCATCTTTTTGATCACGTATAGCTTGCCGTCAATTTCGTGCTGAACCAGATAGGTCGCGCCAAACACTGTTTCGCGGAGTGTTTCGAGGAATGTGCAGTTCCCCATGATCTCGTTGGCCATGGAACCGATCACCAACGGTGGCACGTCATCGACTGTTACAACTCCACGGACTGCTGACAAGAGCGAGTGTCTAAGATCTTCGACAGATTGATAGCGATCCTGCGGGTCGAGTTGAAGACATTTTAGGATCACGCTGTCCAATTGTCGGGGAATCTCGGGATTTATTTCCGATGGCTGCCTGTACCATCCGAGCGGCTTGTCACCGGTCGTTAACTCGTACAGGATCACACCAATCGAAAAGATATCGGTGGTCTGATCGATTTCGCGGAAACGGAGCATCTGCTCCGGAGATCTGTAAGTCAATCTGCCTTTGACGAGATTGGATCTGGTCTGAATTGTGCGCTCTTTGTCAATCATCTGTGCAATACCAAAATCGGCAATCAGCGCGTTCCCGCTGTTTTCGATAAGGATATTCGATGGTCGAATGTCTTTGTGGATGATCCCGTTCGAGTGGGCGTAGTCGAGCGCCTTGAGCACCTGAAGTAGTATGTTGATTCCACTGCCGAGTGGGAACTCCCCATCAGCCATGATTTTCTTTAGAGTCATTCCATGGACGAAGTCCATGACGAAGAAGCAGCGGTTTCTGTCGACTCCGCGATCAATGACGTGGACGATATTTGGATGCTTGAGCTGAGCGACGATCATCGCTTCCTGCTCGAAACGTCTGATTATGGCTGGCTCGAGCGCAGCTCGTTTGGTGAGGACTTTTACGGCAACGACACGCTTAAGAGAGGATTGCCGCGCCTTATATACCTGTGCGATGCTTCCGTGACTAATTCTCTCTATCACAACGTATTCGCCGATCTTCTCATGCGGTCTGAATAAGTCTGTGTTTCTTGATATCGATGTGACTGTCATAATGCTCCTGTATCAATTATCGGTGAGGATCAGCCTTGGTTGAGCAGAGTGTGCGTAATCTCTGCAAAAAGACACGGCAAATCGAGACCGTAAGCGCCCGTGCGCGTCTATGCGGTCAGAATCCCTTGTAACGCAGGATGTTGGGTTACCTGCTGCGGGTTCGAATGAGAATCCCGCCAGGTCGAAAATCAGGGTAGAGTTGGGTCCCGTGAGCATCTGATGCTTGTAGCTCTTCCGGGTAGTAGTACATATAGCCGTCTGAGGAGCTAATTGAGTCGAGGACCCAGGCGGTATCCAATTCGGAAAAGCCATCTACGGCAAACGGACTTACGGAGAACCAGATGGTCGCAAGGAGTCCGCCGGGGTCGTTGATTACGGGCATCGGCTTGGTGAGTGTCGGCAACACCAGAATCCGTACAAGATTAGAATCACTGCTGAATGTCGCCAGATACTGATGATCTGGATTAACCGTCGAACCTGCGAACGTAACCGAATCAGGAAACAACGCACCGGGGTTGAATCTGAGTGGGACTTTGATGGATGCAATCGGAAGACTGTTATCGAGCAGAATGCGGACTGGCAGCAGGTCTCCCGGCATTCCGTCAACGGAATCCACGGAGACTGTCAACTGCTCTGAGATTGTTGTGCTGCTGCTGATCGAGACTATTGCGCCGGCGATTAGGAGTATCAGGGCTACAGTTCTGATTCCGGATCCGAATCCCAGGGATGTTCCACGTCGATGCCTCAGTTGATTGTTCATGCCCGTTCTGTTGCTCACCGCATACATCTCCTGTACGTACATGTCGCCTGTTTGTTTGTTCCGTATAGAGCGAAAACTCAACGGCATTCGCAAATCTTTCGGTTTCTTCCTGTCTCTATTTCCGGCGCCAGTATCGGTCATCTGCCGCCTCCGCCGGAAAGATTTGGCTTGCAATGATAGCTCATTCGTGATACTATATATCTCATATATAAGGAGCAATTTGAAGGTCTGGGTGTAGAATCCTTGACAGTGGCCATAACGGAGGATAGACATGAAGCCTGCCCGCGATCTGACATCTCTTGAGGTGCTCGAAATCGCTATCAGGTCCGAAATGGATGCAGCCGCGCTCTATCGTAAGATGGGGAAGCTGGTCAAGAATAAGGACTTGAAGGCGCGATTGGCACAGCTCGAATCGGAAGAGAAGAAACATAGAGTGATGTTTGAAGAAATCTATAAGAAAATGTTTCCCGAAACCGACCTCAAGATTCCTAAGAAATCGTTTATCCCCATCGTCACTACCGCCCTCTCCGACGACCTTCCCATGAAGCAGCTTTTCCAGGCGGCGATGGAGGCTGAGAAGGTGTCTGAACAGTTCTATAAGGACCTGGCAAAGCGGTCCATAGACATACACGGATCATCGATGATGATGTATCTGGCTAATGTAGAAAGAGGTCACTACGATCTCCTTAAGAACGAACTTGAGTTCATCGAGAAGTTTCCTGAGTATTATGATTCGGAGTATTTCAATTTCGGTGATGATATGATTCATCTCGGCCCGTAGCCGGGAAAGCTGAAGACTGCAATGCGCGTCAAAGTCTGTAAGGAATCTGAATTGAAAGAAGGTGACTCCAGGGTGGTCTCGATTCTTGCCAAGCATGTTGCCGTATTCAAGTTGAACGGTGCACTGTTTGGTCTGGAAGGAGACTGCAAGCATATGAAGCAGTCTATTGCCGGGGGAAAGATTGAGGGCACTGTTTTCACCTGTCCCCACCACGGCTGGCGATATGACGTACCATCGGGGGAATGCCTTGAAGAATCGTGGGCGAAACTGAAAACGTATGCTGCTTATGTTGAGGATGGCCATATCTGGGTCGATGTCCTTTCGTGAGGCCGTCCTGTCTTGGATTGCTGCTGTGTTGCTCGGCGATTACAATCGATCACGGCAATCAGTTGAACCGGAATTAGAGGCGTGCCCTGCAAGGTCAGCACCTCATTTTCATGAAACAATGGAGAGTAGAATGAGATTATTGCCAGTTTTAATGTTGATATTCGTGAATCTCTTTCCTGTTGCTCAACGGCTGCAGGCTGAAGACGCCGAAAACATCATGGAGTCTTATATTAATTTTCTTTCGCAGGAAGATTATAAAGCTGCAGAGCAACTCTGGCATCCACAGTACATAGAGACATGCCACAGGCTTGGCATCACGTATCGAGACACTCCGTACAAATACGATTGCGTGTCACCCCTTTTGGAGAATATTGATCTGATAAGAAATGGGGCTGCAACATGGGATGCCATCTCGACAATCCTCGATCCCCAACATCAGAAAGTGATTCTCAAGGTTTCAACCCCGGAGAATACTGTTTCCTGTGAATACTTCTTCATGAACGATAGCTCTGGTACATACATGATCCCAAGATTCTGGATGTATCTGAACAATCTCAGTTTGGTCAAGACGAATTACTTCGATGTTTACTACCGTTCGGTGTCGCAGCTCAATGATTACTCAGTATTTGATCTTGACCGATTTGTCGAGACCGTTGCTGCGACATTCGGCACTCCTCCAAAGAAGCTGCTCTCTCTTTCACAGGACAGAATGGAGTACTTCCTGGTCGAATCGGAGAGTGAAGTGGCCGAATTGCTCGGTTTTCCAAGCCAGGGCGCGTACTATACGCCATGCGATGTCATAATCAGCCATCGCCTCCCGGATTATCATGAGGTTGCCATGTTCATGATCAACTATACGCAGGAGGACCTCGGGCTCTATACTGAGCCATTTATTACGAGAGGTCTCGTGTGCTATCTTGGTGGTCGGTTTGGGCAGACCAGCGACGTTATGTGGCAAATTGCTAACTTCACTCTTGCAAACGATATTTTTGCTCTCGACGATATCTTGACATTCGATGGGTTTCATCAAACAGTCGGCAATATCGATTTCTCATTTCCATTGTCGCTCGGTTTGGTTTCGACCCTGATCGACAAAACTGGAGTCAACGGTACTCTTGCGATTCTTAATGATTTTTCGGGCAGCATCGCATACATCAATACGTTGTCGACTGCAGACGTGAAGTCCGTTCTCGAGACAAAGACAAACAGCAACTGGGATGACATTGAGAAATTGGTACGCTCGAAAATCGCCGCTGATCCATTTCCGAATCTGAAGCCCGGGACCGCTTCCGACAGCGGACTCGTTGTTTTTGAGTCGGGGACCAGCACATTCAATATCAGGGTCACTCTCGACGATGAATGGTATAACTTCGCCGTGAGACCCTTCTCCAAGGACGTAATGCCGGAAGGTGTACTCACGCTTGCGGGATCTACCGGTAACCAGATGACGTCCTACAAGTCGTTTCTTTGGGCGGAGCAATTCCCTGAGAGAGAATACGCGTCTGAAATCTTTGCCATTCGATTCAATGGCCAGGAAATTGGCGTGTACGATTATTTAACAAATCAACTTGTTGCCAAGTATGTATCAAGTTTCGATGAGAATTCTGCGCTTCTTGAGGATGGGCGGATTGGTTTCAGGTTCAGGGAGAGCATACTTCGAGACAGGCTGGATCGGTACTTATGCCGTCTGGAAGCCAGTGGACTATAACGACGAACAACGTGTCCTCAGCGACTGAATGGCGAACTGGAGGATTGATGGGTATATTTCAACCGGGAATAGGCGAATATGTGAAGGAACTTCCTCAGAAGAGTCCGTCGCCGCTGGACGAGATGGAGCAATATGCCGCTGAGCATGGCTTCCCTATTATCGGTCCTCTGGTTGGGCGTGTGCTGCAGCAATTGGTAGTCCTCACCGGCGCGAAGAGGGTGTTTGAACTCGGGTCAGGTTACGGCTACTCGGCGCTATGGATGGCGCGTGTCATATCAGCAGATGGAAAAATTACATGCACCGACACGGATCCCGAGAACGAGCGGCGCGCAAAGGAGTATTTCAAGCGTGCCGGTCTTGAATCGAAGCTGGATTTCCGGTGCGGAGAAGCGATAGCGGAATTCGAGAAAGAAGTCGGTCCATACGACCTGGTGCTCAACGATATCGACAAAGAGCATTACCCGGCTACGATTAAGCTGGTCAAGGAACGCCTGCGTCCCGGCGGCGTGTTCGTCACCGACAATATCCTCTGGAGTGGCAGAGTGCTCGATTCGTCGCCAGATGCTGCCACAGCGGGGATACTGAAATTCACGCATGAACTTTACAACGATCCGGGTTTCATGACGAGCATCATTCCGCTGCGTGACGGCATCTCAGTCGCTATCAAGAAGTAGATGCAGGCTCAGAAAGGTCCGCAGTTGTCGGGAGAGCACGATTCCTGAGGCGCGGCACCTCCTGTGAAAATATACCCGATCAAGTATACTACATCATCGACATCGATTGCGCAGCTTGCATTGGCGTCTGCGCAACAGAGATCAGGGTGCGGAGACGGACCACCCGTGAAAATGTAGTTAATGCAGTACACGACATCATCGATATCAACAGTGCCGCTCTCCTCGGCATCGCCCGGTGTGCAATCAACCTGAGCTGAGTCTCTCTCGCAAATTACCTGAACGTTGACCGCGACGAATAGAGTTCCATTGCCGTCAATACACGTGTATTCGACTGCAATCGTACTTCCGTAATATCCTGGCTCTGGTATCGGTCCGACGGTGAACTGCAGTGTGGTAGTAGGATCACATCCAGTCTCAATTGTCCCGGGAGATGTCCCTGGATGAATCCAACTTGAATCGGCGGACGCAAGGTAGTCGACGGTCTGATTACCGAAGTTCATGATCTCAAATCCTACGGTGTCCTGATATTGATTAATGCAACCAGTTGAATCGGACGGGGCTATCATAATATCGAAGGGAGATTCTGTCAGTACGAGACTGCAGACGGGGGCGGGTTTGAACCACGGATAGCGAGTATACTTGTATGCGTTGTTTGTGATCGCACCTTCGTTGCCACGAATACCGGTGCCTGCATCATTATCGTCTACATATGCGATGTGCAGGAAATTCTCCGAGTACTTAGTCATTGACGCCCAGTGCTCGCTGTGACAGAAATCGCGATCGCAATTGTCTGTCAGTGTATTGGTCAGGTCGATTGCCGAGCCTGTGATCCAGGGAGTCCCATCCCCTTCGGAACCGTTCGCAGAGGCGTCGTGATTCCAGGTTGTACCTCCGTCACTGGAGGCCGTAATGAAGATGTCACCATTTGAGAATCCGTCATCTGAGCAATCTGAACTGATATCATCGTCTCCCGGAACTGTGTGGGCGCCGAATCGCGTGAATGATACGAATAGCCCGAACTCAGCCTCGCCCGTACTGTAGCATTCCGAGATATTCATTTTCGCGATTGACACATTGAACGCGCCGGTTCCCTCAGGGCAGTGACAACGAGGATGTTCGGCATCATATACAAGCGCAATGCAGTTGCCCGAGTTATCCCAGTGCCAAAGTCTGGAGCTGTAGAGCGGTCTGCATGGCTCAGTGCTGTCCGGCTCGTAAATGGGAGTGCTCCATACGACATGCAGGACTCCATTGTGATCGTAGAGTGCTGAAAGATCGATGTAGGCTTTGTGCTCGAGTTCATCGGTGTCGAGCGTTCCGCCAAGAGTGTAGTCTGTGATGTTCATGAAGGAGGCAGTGCCGTCCTGAAATGATACTCCTCCATCGGTGGACTCCAGATAGACGACATCGTGCTGCCACTGTATCCAGTCGCATGGATCCCTCGGATCATAGCGATCATAGAGTGGTTTCAGATAAACGATGGCTACATTATCAGAGTTTGGATCAGCCCGGACTACGGGATTCACAGTATACGTGGCATCGATGTAGGTTCCAAGTGTGTCGTCTGAGTTTGGAATGCATGCAGACGCGACATTATCTGCATATCGGTAGTAGATGATCGACTTTATTTCATCTGCAGGCGTGCCTTCGGGGGGAGCCTCGCAGGATACGATATGTCTGATGTTTGCCCCGCCGACGTCCTGCCACTCGACTTTCGGCCAGATGTAGTTGCTCGCAAATTCGATTGAACCGGACTCCACTCCAGAGCAATTCGGTGAGGCGGGAGCATCGATCAGATCGAATGCGCCTTCGGGTGGGATTGTATCGTACCCCGAGTTTGTGATATAGATGCCCGGAATCGGGACTTCATGGAATGTCACCACTGCAGCACCGTCAGCTCTGACATCGCAGTTGGCATAGCCGCCACCGATTTCTGAGATGTCTTTGCCGCCTGAGAGGCCACTGCTCCATGCCCATGTTCCTGTTCCTTCGTCAGCACGCGAGTTGTAGCGAACTGTCCGGGGACCATGATCGGTTGAC
Proteins encoded:
- a CDS encoding serine/threonine protein kinase gives rise to the protein MTVTSISRNTDLFRPHEKIGEYVVIERISHGSIAQVYKARQSSLKRVVAVKVLTKRAALEPAIIRRFEQEAMIVAQLKHPNIVHVIDRGVDRNRCFFVMDFVHGMTLKKIMADGEFPLGSGINILLQVLKALDYAHSNGIIHKDIRPSNILIENSGNALIADFGIAQMIDKERTIQTRSNLVKGRLTYRSPEQMLRFREIDQTTDIFSIGVILYELTTGDKPLGWYRQPSEINPEIPRQLDSVILKCLQLDPQDRYQSVEDLRHSLLSAVRGVVTVDDVPPLVIGSMANEIMGNCTFLETLRETVFGATYLVQHEIDGKLYVIKKMIRREMGMREAKLLATLDHPNINRVYGAGCDINKNVIISDYARGGSLAERIGRPCTVETALRIFKQIAEGLKFAHENKIVHGNLRPSNILFDLNDTVKLTDFALPEHHHRDKQNWYSAPERRRSKASDVYAAGAMLFLLLTGKTPKYDNAGNLIWQSDEHIPPLVISTLISRMLMREASARIGSFEAVLEVVDSFQKRLEKKNAETEART
- a CDS encoding ferritin family protein translates to MKPARDLTSLEVLEIAIRSEMDAAALYRKMGKLVKNKDLKARLAQLESEEKKHRVMFEEIYKKMFPETDLKIPKKSFIPIVTTALSDDLPMKQLFQAAMEAEKVSEQFYKDLAKRSIDIHGSSMMMYLANVERGHYDLLKNELEFIEKFPEYYDSEYFNFGDDMIHLGP
- a CDS encoding Rieske (2Fe-2S) protein codes for the protein MRVKVCKESELKEGDSRVVSILAKHVAVFKLNGALFGLEGDCKHMKQSIAGGKIEGTVFTCPHHGWRYDVPSGECLEESWAKLKTYAAYVEDGHIWVDVLS
- a CDS encoding O-methyltransferase, with the translated sequence MGIFQPGIGEYVKELPQKSPSPLDEMEQYAAEHGFPIIGPLVGRVLQQLVVLTGAKRVFELGSGYGYSALWMARVISADGKITCTDTDPENERRAKEYFKRAGLESKLDFRCGEAIAEFEKEVGPYDLVLNDIDKEHYPATIKLVKERLRPGGVFVTDNILWSGRVLDSSPDAATAGILKFTHELYNDPGFMTSIIPLRDGISVAIKK